One segment of Cynocephalus volans isolate mCynVol1 chromosome 8, mCynVol1.pri, whole genome shotgun sequence DNA contains the following:
- the LOC134383378 gene encoding uncharacterized protein LOC134383378, whose translation MHENFDRGAAGGARRRGRALVVRLRGGLRGRLAGRFGRRPGLGSPVRTDRRGGRADLCRTGLAGPRRGQLWCRGRRVLADDKLPLSRPGRGPPRRRQERDVQTRWPRRQVHRACRSANTPRGQPLCPHAQPRLSSASAAVWAVPWLATPQPRPEPQPTLVSAAATLLLRLLHSRTQAEGPPLSGTGRSHGERTAGDTEEPCSGSDACGAPALWKWPACLGDTGTAP comes from the exons ATGCATGAGAACTTCGACCGAGGCGCAGCGGGCGGGGCTCGGCGGCGCGGCCGTGCGCTCGTGGTGCGCCTGCGCGGAGGGTTGCGGGGCCGCCTGGCCGGCCGGTTCGGTCGACGGCCGGGGCTGGGGTCGCCGGTGCGG ACGGATCGGCGGGGAGGGCGTGCAGATTTGTGCAGAACGGGCCTCGCCGGCCCGCGGCGGGGGCAGCTGTGGTGCCGGGGCCGGCGGGTCCTCGCGGACGACAAGCTGCCGCTCTCCAGGCCAGGGAGGGGTCCTCCTCGTAGGAGACAGGAAAGAG ACGTGCAGACCCGATGGCCTCGTCGTCAGGTACACCGTGCATGCAGAAGTGCGAACACCCCGAGAGGACAGCCCCTGTGTCCCCATGCCCAGCCTCGCCTGAGCAGCGCGTCGGCGGCTGTCTGGGCTGTGCCGTGGTTGGCGACGCCCCAGCCTCGTCCAGAGCCACAGCCCACTCTCGTGTCAGCTGCGGCGACTCTGCTCCTGCGCCTTCTGCACTCCCGGACCCAGGCGGAGGGGCCGCCGCTGTCTGGAACGGGCCGTTCTCACGGAGAGAGGACAGCAGGAGACACGGAGGAGCCGTGCAGTGGCTCTGACGCCTGTGGTGCACCTGCACTGTGGAAGTGGCCAGCGTGCCTCGGGGACACAGGGACTGCTCCATAA
- the PRXL2B gene encoding prostamide/prostaglandin F synthase isoform X2 has product MSAVDLSRVGACVLKHAVTGEAVELQSLWQEQACVVAGLRRFGCMVCRWIARDLSSLRGLLDRHGVRLVGVGPEALGLQEFLDGGYFAGELYLDESKQLYKELGFKRYNSLSILSAAVGKPVRDVAAKAKAVGIQGNLSGDLLQSGGLLVVGKGGDKVLLHFVQKSPGDYVPQENILQALGISAEVSASEQPQTSCTSEGE; this is encoded by the exons ATGAGCGCCGTGGATCTATCCCGCGTGGGCGCGTGTGTCCTGAAGCATGCGGTGACCGGGGAG GCCGTGGAGCTGCAGAGCCTGTGGCAGGAGCAGGCGTGCGTGGTGGCCGGCCTGCGGCGCTTCGGCTGCATGGTGTGTCGCTGGATCGCCCGGGACCTCAGCAGCCTCAGGGGGCTCCTGGACCGGCACGGCGTGCGCCTGGTCGGCGTGGGGCCGGAGGCACTGGGCCTGCAGGAGTTCCTGGATGGCGGCTACTTCGCGGGAG AGCTGTACCTGGATGAGAGCAAACAGCTCTATAAAGAACTGGGCTTTAAGCG GTACAACAGCTTGAGCATCCTGTCAGCTGCCGTGGGGAAGCCTGTGCGTGATGTGGCCGCCAAG GCCAAGGCTGTTGGCATTCAGGGGAACCTGTCGGGGGACCTGCTGCAGAGTGGAGGGCTGCTGGTGGTCGGCAAAG GTGGTGACAAAGTGCTGCTGCACTTTGTCCAGAAGTCTCCAGGTGACTATGTTCCCCAAGAGAACATTCTGCAGGCCTTGGGCATATCTGCAGAGGTCTCTGCCAGCGAGCAGCCCCAG ACCTCCTGTACATCAGAAGGAGAGTGA
- the PRXL2B gene encoding prostamide/prostaglandin F synthase isoform X1, with translation MSAVDLSRVGACVLKHAVTGEAVELQSLWQEQACVVAGLRRFGCMVCRWIARDLSSLRGLLDRHGVRLVGVGPEALGLQEFLDGGYFAGELYLDESKQLYKELGFKRYNSLSILSAAVGKPVRDVAAKAKAVGIQGNLSGDLLQSGGLLVVGKGGDKVLLHFVQKSPGDYVPQENILQALGISAEVSASEQPQCDEEVCGR, from the exons ATGAGCGCCGTGGATCTATCCCGCGTGGGCGCGTGTGTCCTGAAGCATGCGGTGACCGGGGAG GCCGTGGAGCTGCAGAGCCTGTGGCAGGAGCAGGCGTGCGTGGTGGCCGGCCTGCGGCGCTTCGGCTGCATGGTGTGTCGCTGGATCGCCCGGGACCTCAGCAGCCTCAGGGGGCTCCTGGACCGGCACGGCGTGCGCCTGGTCGGCGTGGGGCCGGAGGCACTGGGCCTGCAGGAGTTCCTGGATGGCGGCTACTTCGCGGGAG AGCTGTACCTGGATGAGAGCAAACAGCTCTATAAAGAACTGGGCTTTAAGCG GTACAACAGCTTGAGCATCCTGTCAGCTGCCGTGGGGAAGCCTGTGCGTGATGTGGCCGCCAAG GCCAAGGCTGTTGGCATTCAGGGGAACCTGTCGGGGGACCTGCTGCAGAGTGGAGGGCTGCTGGTGGTCGGCAAAG GTGGTGACAAAGTGCTGCTGCACTTTGTCCAGAAGTCTCCAGGTGACTATGTTCCCCAAGAGAACATTCTGCAGGCCTTGGGCATATCTGCAGAGGTCTCTGCCAGCGAGCAGCCCCAG TGTGACGAGGAGGTGTGTGGGAGGTGA